In Gemmatimonadetes bacterium T265, one DNA window encodes the following:
- the hslV gene encoding ATP-dependent protease subunit HslV: MTVLRDPTPLVPRFRATTILAVRRDGRVALGGDGQVTVGDTVMKSNAQKVRVLRGGRVLAGFAGAASDALTLFEKFEEKLERYPSNLPRAAVELAKDWRSDRVLRRLDALLAVADAEHGFVISGDGELIEPDDGVIAIGSGGAYALAAARALLQHTPLEPREVVRRGLEIAGEICIYSNKNITVLEPVGESTRP; encoded by the coding sequence ATGACCGTGCTCCGCGACCCGACCCCGCTCGTCCCGCGCTTCCGCGCGACCACCATCCTCGCCGTGCGCCGCGACGGCCGCGTCGCGCTCGGCGGCGACGGGCAGGTCACCGTGGGCGACACGGTAATGAAATCGAACGCGCAGAAGGTCCGCGTGTTGCGTGGCGGCCGCGTGCTCGCCGGGTTCGCCGGGGCGGCGAGCGACGCGCTGACGCTGTTCGAGAAGTTCGAGGAGAAGCTGGAGCGCTACCCGAGCAACCTGCCGCGCGCGGCGGTCGAGCTCGCCAAAGACTGGCGGAGCGACCGCGTGCTGCGCCGGCTCGACGCGCTGCTCGCGGTGGCCGACGCGGAGCACGGGTTCGTGATCTCGGGCGACGGCGAGCTGATCGAGCCCGACGACGGCGTGATCGCGATCGGTTCGGGGGGCGCGTACGCGCTCGCGGCCGCGCGGGCGCTGCTCCAGCACACCCCGCTCGAACCGCGCGAGGTGGTGCGGCGCGGGCTCGAGATCGCGGGGGAGATCTGCATCTACTCCAACAAGAACATCACGGTACTCGAGCCGGTCGGTGAGTCGACTCGGCCGTGA